One Skermanella sp. TT6 genomic window, TTGGCGGGGAGATGCAGGGCGATGGGGAGGCTCGGCGGGTGCATCCCGGGGCTCTCCGGACCCGTCTCGGCCGTCTATTTCCACGCTACCGATACGCCCTTCTGCGTCCCAGCCTTGACCAGCGGAGGCGCCGTTTGTTTGCCGCCACACAAGCCTAGGCGCTTGGCTATGGTGGCATCGCCGCCGTGGCACGGGCTACCGGGATCGCCCCCCAGCACGATCTGGCACGGGCTCAAGGAGATCGCCGACGGGGTGCCGCCGTCTGGGCCACGCCCGCGCTGACCGGGCGGGCGCAAGCGGCTGACGGAGACAGATGCAACGCTGGAGCGCGCTCTGCTGGAGTTGGTCGCGCCGATGACGCTGAACTGCCCGGAGCGCCCACTGCTGTGGGTATTGAAGAGCTTGGAGAAGCTGGCAGTGGCCTTGCGGGGCCAAGACCATCGGGCGTCGGCGAAGATCCACGGTGCGCCAGAGATAATGGGTCTGGCCGGCGATCTTGAGAACAACCTCATCCATATGCCACGTATCATCCGGCCAGGACAGCCGCCGGCGGATGATGTTGGCGAACGCCTAGCCGAATTTGAGGCCCCATTGCCGGATCGTCTCGTGGCTGACCACGATGCCCCGGAAGGTCAGCATCTCCTTCACCATACGAAGGCTCAGTAGAAATCTGAAGTATAGCCAGACCACGTGGCTGATCAGCTTCGGAGAAAAGCGGTGGCCGACGTAGGGGGGCTTGGTCGAGGTCGTCATGGCCACCTCCTGACCGACTCGCACCGATTGCGCGATCCAACCCGCCGCCAAATTGACGGTGCCGTTCAGTCGCCACGCAACAGGCCAGACAGGGACAGCTTTTCCAAGTTCGACATGCCTAGAGCGAATCGGGATCAAATCGGTCGTGGGTAAACTCCAGCGCCTCGCTCAGTGCCCGAACTTTGCCCCTGTGACACAATTACCGCTTAACAACCTGTCAGCGTAGATCTATTTTCCCGTTGTTAAGGTTCCATGCACTCGCGTTATGTAAACCCTGTCAGAAATCCGCATTGCGGACGAGAATGACTACACTGGGGATATTCGGCTTTGACGAGTAGTTTTGGGTTCCTGCAAACCCGCTGGCCGGAATTGCATAAGCGTGCCGTTCAAGCCGAATTCGCACTCCATGTCGATGCGGATGTGACAGCCATCCGCCTTCGGTGCTTTGGGGAACTTCTTATCTCCGCTTTTTTCCAATTGAAAAGCTTGCCAGAACTCACGAACGGCCGGCAGATCGATCGCCTGCGATTCCTCGAAGACAACCGCCTTCTGAATGAGCGACTTCTCGGGAAGCTTCACACTCTCAGGCTTCTTGGGAACAAGGCGGCCCATGGCGGCACGGTCTCGGCGGCGCAGGCGGCAGGCCTTCTCGCGGATGCGTGGGCTCTGGCCCAGTGGTTCTGTCGCCTCATCGCACCCGAAGAGTTGTATGCCTCGGGGCCGTTTCGCCTCCCCGATCCTGGGGCGCGGCCCGCCGGCGCGTCCCGCGAGACCGTCGAGGAGGCGCTCGCCGAAACCGGCGGTGGGAGAGAGGAGGCGTCCGACCCCGCCGCCAAACCTGCGCGCCTGTCCCAAGATGACAGCCGACAGGAGAGGGAGGCCTCCGACAAGGCGTTCAATGCTGTCGATCCCACCACGAGGGAGCTCAGGACCCCTATCAGCCTGAGGGAAGCATTCGCCGGTGCGACCCTCTCGAAGAGCCAAGAGGAGGCAGTCGAGGAACTCGAGCGATTTTTCGCAGCCCCCCAGGCGGAGGTTTTTCTGCTCAAGGGCCATGCGGGTACCGGAAAGACCTTTATCATCAGAGGTCTGGCCGACTACCTTTCGGCCCAAGGGCGTATGTTCCGCCTCTGTGCTCCCACGGGACGCGCCGCGCGAGTGATCGAGGGGAAGACTGGGTACCAAGCCGGGACGCTCCATCGCACAATTTATAACTTCAAGGAACTAATCGAATATACCGACGAGGGTCTTAAAGGGTCAGAAACCTTCAAGAACTACGCCCAGATCGCGACCAACGACGACGCGGCGAACGCCGTCTATATGGTCGATGAGGCGTCGCTCATCTCGGACGCCTACCAGGAGAGCGAGTTCTTCCGCTCGGGATCCGGATATCTTCTGAAGGATTTCTTCAACTTCGTCCGGCTCGATCACAACGACCACGACAAAAAGATCATTCTGATCGGGGATACGGCGCAGCTGCCCCCAGTTGATATGTCATTCTCCCCAGCGCTCGATGCCGACTACCTCCACAAAACCTACGGCGTAAGCTGCCGCAGCTACGAACTTGAGGACGTCGTCCGGCAGAAGGCGGACAGCGGCGTTCTTCGAAACGTCATGCCGCTTCGCGACAGCCTGAAGAGCGGAAAATTCTGCAAGCTGACCTTCGACTTCAGCGTGCCCGACATCGAGAAGGTCGAGGGTGATCGGGTCC contains:
- a CDS encoding IS6 family transposase, with product MTTSTKPPYVGHRFSPKLISHVVWLYFRFLLSLRMVKEMLTFRGIVVSHETIRQWGLKFG